In a genomic window of Thermococcus sp. EP1:
- a CDS encoding Era-like GTP-binding protein produces MIKVAIIGAENVGKSTLMNALLGRKISETMPVPGTTKAAIRRAFGKVKIPKSMKNPFGGVDELVLIDTAGLYDPQHELRGKVLSEEKFKELLSEIISADVVIHMIDAQYGLHRGMEKLHHLLKFRYEKPIIVVVNKIDLVPREQVEELGELIKKRLEQKPIMLSLVTYEGFNELLEALAYYAQYARK; encoded by the coding sequence ATGATAAAGGTTGCGATTATTGGTGCTGAGAATGTTGGGAAGTCTACTCTTATGAATGCCCTTCTCGGTAGAAAAATTTCTGAGACTATGCCAGTCCCTGGAACAACTAAGGCGGCCATTAGAAGGGCTTTTGGAAAAGTTAAGATACCAAAAAGCATGAAAAATCCATTTGGTGGAGTAGATGAATTGGTTTTAATAGATACAGCTGGACTATATGACCCCCAGCATGAATTGAGAGGAAAAGTCTTGAGTGAAGAGAAATTCAAAGAACTTTTGAGCGAGATTATTTCAGCTGATGTAGTTATACATATGATAGACGCTCAATATGGCTTGCATAGAGGGATGGAAAAGCTTCATCACCTCTTAAAGTTTAGATATGAAAAACCAATTATTGTGGTAGTAAACAAAATAGACTTGGTGCCAAGGGAACAAGTAGAAGAACTTGGGGAACTCATCAAGAAAAGACTTGAACAAAAACCGATAATGCTTTCTTTGGTCACATATGAGGGATTTAACGAGCTTTTGGAGGCTTTGGCATATTATGCTCAATATGCCAGGAAGTAG
- a CDS encoding BlaI/MecI/CopY family transcriptional regulator, with product MPEDQDVEKLSEEVKTLRKALNELMKSFELVSSLAENYLRLINIYAQYGGLGIDVVVPQLRHDPIAREIVKILFDLKSANISQIAQELKKRRGKASRNTVREKLHHLIELNIVEEAKGERGNTYALKKEVLNKWFDLIGIPIKFDQTK from the coding sequence ATGCCAGAAGACCAAGATGTGGAGAAGCTATCAGAAGAGGTCAAAACCCTAAGGAAGGCCCTTAATGAACTTATGAAGAGTTTTGAACTAGTTTCTAGTCTGGCTGAGAACTATCTCCGCCTAATAAACATATACGCTCAATACGGAGGACTAGGAATAGATGTAGTCGTCCCCCAACTACGACATGACCCCATTGCAAGAGAAATTGTGAAGATTCTTTTTGATCTAAAAAGTGCCAATATAAGCCAGATAGCCCAAGAATTAAAGAAAAGAAGAGGGAAAGCATCAAGAAATACTGTTAGAGAGAAACTCCACCACTTGATTGAGCTCAACATTGTCGAAGAAGCTAAAGGAGAGAGAGGAAACACTTATGCCCTTAAGAAAGAAGTGCTCAATAAGTGGTTTGATTTGATCGGAATCCCCATTAAGTTTGACCAAACAAAATAA
- a CDS encoding secondary thiamine-phosphate synthase enzyme YjbQ, whose product MLFEIEIPTRKEFELIDITSLINEKIKEANVKDGIAVIFTRHTTTALFINENESGLVTDIKEFFEKLVPKGQGYHHDRIDNNAHSHLRSIILNPSIAIPIKDGRLLLGTWQSIIFTELDGPRRRRIFVKICEC is encoded by the coding sequence ATGCTCTTTGAGATAGAAATTCCAACAAGGAAAGAGTTTGAACTTATTGATATAACCTCTCTGATAAATGAAAAAATAAAGGAAGCAAATGTTAAGGACGGAATTGCAGTTATTTTTACTAGACATACGACCACGGCACTCTTCATTAACGAAAACGAAAGTGGCTTAGTTACTGACATTAAAGAGTTTTTTGAAAAGCTAGTTCCAAAGGGACAAGGCTATCACCACGACAGAATAGACAATAACGCCCATTCTCACCTGAGGAGCATAATCTTAAACCCGAGCATTGCAATCCCCATAAAGGACGGAAGACTTTTGCTAGGAACATGGCAGAGCATAATTTTTACCGAGCTGGACGGTCCAAGGAGAAGGAGAATTTTTGTGAAGATATGTGAATGCTAA
- a CDS encoding class I SAM-dependent methyltransferase gives MSLEELYRYLRWRMDPDDERAVMRFWRIVKAFEVLKEKNLLPTNPRVLDICAGTGIAGVAMAKATNAKALTVLDARREDLKKVEKWVEIADLDLKPEVIVGDAREVSKLVGEHDIALLWGLTMPHFDAFDAVKLFINVALTLSEDGVFLLEEADRVYGIFYQVGYKDMLVETKTEEYALISVHEGYDPIRGVFKRTYYKLPGFEKVTEQEHRLWDIASQLALGSIFFREHRLISKMEHGVTGVSNIIYLKNPRKKIAKELEEG, from the coding sequence ATGAGTCTTGAAGAGCTTTACCGATATCTTCGGTGGAGAATGGATCCAGATGATGAAAGAGCAGTAATGAGGTTTTGGAGAATAGTTAAAGCTTTTGAAGTCTTAAAAGAGAAGAATTTACTCCCCACAAATCCAAGAGTCTTAGACATCTGTGCCGGCACAGGAATAGCGGGAGTTGCCATGGCAAAAGCAACGAATGCAAAAGCCCTGACTGTTCTTGATGCGAGAAGAGAGGATCTCAAAAAAGTCGAAAAATGGGTTGAGATAGCTGATTTAGACTTAAAACCTGAAGTCATCGTTGGAGATGCAAGAGAAGTCTCAAAACTCGTCGGTGAGCATGATATAGCTCTTCTCTGGGGCCTGACAATGCCACATTTTGATGCCTTTGATGCCGTAAAATTGTTCATAAATGTCGCCTTAACCCTAAGTGAGGATGGAGTCTTTCTTCTTGAGGAAGCTGACAGAGTTTATGGAATATTCTATCAAGTTGGATACAAAGATATGCTCGTTGAAACCAAAACAGAGGAATACGCTCTTATATCAGTTCACGAAGGTTACGATCCAATTAGAGGTGTTTTCAAAAGAACTTACTACAAGCTTCCCGGCTTTGAAAAAGTAACAGAACAAGAACATAGACTCTGGGACATTGCCTCTCAACTTGCACTTGGGAGCATCTTCTTTAGAGAACACCGACTTATTTCCAAAATGGAACATGGTGTAACAGGAGTCTCTAACATAATATACCTAAAAAACCCCAGAAAGAAAATAGCGAAGGAGCTGGAGGAAGGTTAA
- a CDS encoding TRM11 family methyltransferase: MYAIIYGKNPKLSEAEFWAFTKRFGLKIKIIESSRHWMVFDSGKSVERLFHRLGGSLKLVKIIGEEEEAIRDLEYAKHFTVSIYGKDDWKLWRKLGSEIKKHFKSQGSSKFFKPAKVYAMPSELVLKGFPEVKDFVFIFGGNLYVGETIAVADPFELKKLDVERPVQRAILSIPPRLARIMVNLTEIRQGNFLDPFCGIGTIVQEFLLQGLNAYGSDSNPKAIHGAKENLKWLKKEFRTKRSAHLEVCDARKLKHCFRVKFDAIVTEPYMGKPLKYHPTKGEAIKLANELDRFYYSVFDSFGDVLKRHGRVVFVFPAYKLNDGRIYRKERKWLGKLGFEVMARYTDFEERHRVVRDIHVLKYR, translated from the coding sequence ATGTATGCAATCATTTATGGAAAGAACCCAAAGCTCAGTGAAGCCGAATTTTGGGCATTTACAAAGAGATTTGGATTAAAGATTAAAATCATTGAAAGTTCTAGACATTGGATGGTTTTTGATAGTGGTAAAAGCGTAGAACGACTTTTTCATAGACTTGGCGGCTCTTTAAAGCTTGTGAAGATTATTGGAGAGGAGGAAGAAGCGATACGGGATCTGGAATATGCCAAGCATTTTACCGTGAGCATTTACGGAAAAGATGATTGGAAGCTTTGGAGAAAACTTGGGAGTGAGATAAAGAAACATTTTAAATCTCAAGGTTCTTCCAAGTTCTTTAAACCTGCTAAGGTCTATGCAATGCCATCGGAACTTGTTTTAAAAGGTTTTCCAGAAGTTAAGGACTTTGTCTTTATCTTTGGGGGAAATCTCTATGTGGGAGAGACAATTGCTGTAGCAGATCCCTTTGAGCTTAAAAAGCTCGATGTTGAAAGGCCTGTGCAGAGGGCGATTCTTTCAATACCCCCACGTTTGGCTAGAATAATGGTAAATCTAACCGAAATCAGGCAAGGTAACTTTCTTGATCCATTCTGTGGTATAGGGACAATAGTGCAGGAGTTCTTGCTTCAAGGTCTTAATGCTTATGGGAGTGATTCCAATCCCAAAGCAATCCATGGGGCCAAAGAGAACTTAAAATGGTTGAAAAAGGAATTTAGAACTAAGAGGAGTGCGCATCTCGAAGTTTGTGATGCAAGAAAGCTCAAGCATTGCTTTAGAGTCAAATTTGATGCAATAGTTACCGAGCCTTATATGGGCAAACCCTTAAAGTATCACCCCACTAAGGGAGAAGCAATAAAACTTGCAAATGAGCTTGACAGGTTTTACTATAGTGTCTTTGATAGTTTTGGTGATGTTCTAAAGAGACATGGAAGGGTTGTTTTTGTATTTCCAGCTTATAAGCTCAATGATGGCAGGATTTATAGAAAAGAAAGAAAATGGCTTGGAAAGCTTGGTTTTGAGGTTATGGCAAGATACACAGACTTTGAAGAAAGGCATCGAGTAGTTAGGGATATTCATGTGCTGAAGTACAGGTAG